AAGAGGCCACTGGCGAGAAGCACCGCGAGCACCGCAGACACCGCCAGCGCGAGCCGCGAACTCACCTCTCGGTCCCGCCGCCACCGGTTGACGAACTGTTTGAGAACGCCGAGTCCACCGAGCACGGCGACCGTGATGAGAATTTTCCCGGCGTTCGACCCAACCACGTCGACCACCCCGACAATGCCAGCAAGCAGTTCTGTCGCCATCGCCTACTGACTACTCACCATCCGTGATCCCGTGGTCGGCCGCCAGCGTCGCCAGCGCGGCGAACTCCCGCGGCGCGACCTTGCCCGCCCGCCGCCGCAGGATCTCCTCGTCGGCCGCCTCGACAACCGCCGCTGGATCGTCCAGCCCGGAGATGTGGGCCGTGTTTCGAATCCCGTTTCTGATCGTCTTGCGGCGCTGGGTGAAGATCGCTTTCACGAAATCGAGGAAGAACTGCTCGTCGTCGACTTCGTAATCGGGGTCCCGCGGCGTGAGGCGGACAATCGCACTCTGGACCGCTGGCTGGGGATCGAATGCTGTGTTGGGAACGTATTCGACGATCTCGACGTCAGCATAGTGTTGGGCGCTCACTGAGAGTCGACCGTACTCATCGGCGGCGACCTCGCTGGCCATCCGGTCGGCGAACTCCTTTTGAAACATCAAGACGAGCGGCTTGTCGAGCGGCAGGAGTCGAAACGCGATCTCGCTGGAGGCGCTGTAGGGGAGATTCGAGACGCAAGCCGAAAAGTCAGGAAGGTCGACTTCGAGCGCATCGCCTTCGATCACAGTTAGTTGCCCCGCATCGACAGCCTCGGCGAACTCCTCGCGGAGATGGGCGGCAAAGTTCGGGTCGCGCTCGATAACCGTGACGTGGTCGGCGACCGCGAGCAGGCGGTCGGTAAGTACGCCCGGTCCGCCACCGATTTCGAGGACGTGGGAGGTGTCTGCATCGTCGGGCAGAAAGCCGGGGATGCGGTCGACGACGCGGTCGTCGACCAGAAAGTGTTGGTCGAAATCCGGGTTGCCGCGGTTGCCAGCCCGCCGGATGAGGGCGTCCGGATCGCGGGTTCCGGGGTCAGAGTGGTCGGAAACAGTCATTGACCCACTTTCCGGCTCTGTCGGCCTAAACATCCCGCTTCTCGGTGGGTGGGTCTGTGACCTATCGTCTGATCGTTGCCATCGGTCGAGCGTCGACGGGTTACTCCGATCTGGCGAAGATTTTGTACTTCAGATCCTCGTCCCGAATTTCTTCTTCGATTCGCTCGATCAGGACCTCCTTGGGTCGGTGGAGCCCGCCCACGCGCTCGGAGAGTTCCTCGAAGCTCTCGAAAGGTCCCCGCTTCCGTGTGTCGAGGATCTTGTTTCGGAGTTTTTTGCCGATCCCGGGCAGCAGATTCAGTTGGTGGAGCCGGAGCGTGATCGGCTGGGCCTCGTTGTAGAAGTCGACAAAGCGCCCTTCGTCGGCGTCGATGATCGCCTCGATTGCGTACTCCAGTTCAGATTGGGCCGAACTGGTGAGGTCGTCGAACTCGATCTGTTGGAGGGTGTCGATCTGTTCGTCATCCAGCGGATCGACCGCCACGCGGTCGACGATATTAATATCCGCCTCGTCGGTCAGCGTGAGTTCGAAGAGATCGAAAGAATCCTCGGTGAGGGCGTAGGCGACGGGGTTTTTCTGATACTGTGGTCGGTTGTCGTCGGACCGACCGTGAGGGAGATAATCGAGAACAACGGCGTGGGTCGTCGACTCGTCGTCATCACCAGTACCGTTCTCGGAGTTGGACATACAGGATGGTACGGCGACAAGCCACTTAAAAAATCGCCTACGGCTGATACAACATGGGCGTCGCTATCTGTACGGAGCGCCGAAGAGACGAAGCACGTGGTCCACAACGGGAATGAGTCCCGTGGCCCACAGCAGTTAGACGTATTTCGAGACGAGATTCAGGATCTCGTCGAGTTCGTCGCCGTCGAGCGCAAAGCGCTCTTTGGCGTAGATCGACCGCAGTTCGGTGCGGTCCTGCGGGAGGATGTCGACGATCTTGTGGGCGGTCTTCTCGTTGACCTTGTCGAGTTCGATCAGCTGGTCGACGAGTTCGCGGGCTTCCTCGGGGTCGAGCACCGCATAGCGGTTGACGTGTTCGATGGCACGCGCAAGTTCGTAGCGCAGCTCACGGTCCTCGTCGGCCGCGCGCTCGGCTTCGACCTCGCCGAGGAGTGGTTTGACCTCCGAGATGGTAATGTACTCCTCGTCGACTTTCTCCTTGAAGATAGTCATTCAGTCTGTTCTTTGAGGTGGGCGGCGCGGGCGATGACCGTTTTGTCCTTGCCGCCATCGTTGATTGCGACCGTAAAGGCGCTGCCCTGTTTCCCGGTTACCTCACCGGTGAGACCGTTGAAGCGCGGGTGGAACCGCCCTTCTCGCACGCTCGGGTCGAGTGTGAGGTGGACCTTCTGGCCCGCCTCGAACTCCTGGATTGCGCGCTGTGGCGGCGATGTGCCACGGTCGCGTGGGTCGTTCGATAGCTTTCCTCGCGTCCCCTTCATGGGCCCATTGGAACTCGGCATAGTCGTGGGTTCGAATACTTGCGGTTCGCTTATAAAACGTGCGTTCCGCGCCTGCCACGTCACTTACCCCCACGGTCGACCCTCAGCGGCTAAAAAACTCCGAGACCTTGTCCCGAATGGAGCTGTCCTCGCCGAGTTTGAGGTAGTAGGCGTCGCCGCTGTCCTCGTAGTAGTTCTCGATATGGCGCGTAATCCGAAAGCCGAGGTGTTCGTAGAACCCGAGTGCGTCTTCGTTTGTCGTGCGCGCGTGGCAGGTCACCGTGTTGTGTTCGGTGGCGATTTCGGCAATCAGTCGCTGGCCGTAGCCTCGCCCGCGGGCATCGGGTCGGACAGCCAAAAACAGAATGTAGCCATCGCGGCGAACCGAGGCAAAGGCGACCAGCTCGCCGTCCTCGAAAAACAGATGCGTCGACGACCGTCGATAGGCGTCGATAAAGAAGCCGCGGCGCTGTTTGAGCACACCCTCTTTATTGTGGATGTGTTCTTTCAGCTGCCAGGCGGCGTCGACGTAGTCGGTTTCACCCGCCGCGTCGACTCGTTTCTCGACGGTCGCGCTCACTAACCTGTATATTGCCCACAAGCATATTAACTCCTCCGGGCTATCGAGGCCCGACTCGCCCCGAAGCTATCTCCCGATCCACACAGTTTCCCGACCCAGATTGTTCCTGATCCACGGCGCGCTCCGAGACGGACTCACCAGCCGAGTCGAAGCCGTCATGTCGACAGCGATCAAATAGCCAGCAATGGGCTACAGGCTTCGGGAGCACACCGCCGATATCGCTGTCGAGGCGACCGCGCCGGATCTCGGCGGCCTCTTCGGGGCGATTGCCGACGGACTGGCCGCCGCGATGTGCGAGTCGATCTCCGAAGACTGCGGCGACCGCTTCGAGATCGAGTGTCGCGCCGAATCGGTCGAGGCACTGCTGTATGAGTATCTCGACCAACTCATCTACGAACGGGACGTGCGACTGGTGCTGCCTGTCGACAACGAAGCCCAAGTCCGCGAACCTGATCAAAACGAATGGCTTGTTACCGCCAGCGCGCGCGGTGTGCCACTGGCCGAGGTCTCTGCCCGCGAGATCAAAGCCGTCACCTACTCCGAAATGGACGTCGACCGGCGCGATGCTGGTTGGTACGGCTACGTTGTTTTTGATGTCTGAGCTGAACACTCGTCAGAACTGAAGAGATCGTTGCAGTTAGGACCCCGAAGCTACTATCTCGGGTATGACCACCCATCTTCGTCGTAGCCTCGGTGTTTGTGCCGCCATGGTGGCCACACTCGCCGCCTTCGTCGGCTCCGTAACCGCACACGTTGAGTATGTCAAGCCATCCGGCAGTCAGCCAGCGAACGTCGTCGACTTCCTCGTCGCGGCGTTCACGACCCCATTCATCATCGCCACGCTAATCGGTGGCTTTCTCGCTGTCGTCGGGGGAATTGCGGGCTATCTGTATCTCCGGCCGTTTCCGGCCGATATCGCAGCGTTCCGCGCAGCAATGGACGACTACCGGGATCTGCTGGGGTGGCTGCTCCGACTCAGCATGGGTATGCCGCTGATCGCCGCCGGGTTCGAGGGGTATCTGTTCAGCCCCTCGGTCACGCTACCGTTTCCGACAGCCCTCCGGCTGTTCGGCATCTCGGTTGGTTTCTTCCTCCTCTTTGGGCTCGCAACACGCGTGACTGCCGTCTGGGCACTCGCGGTGTATCTGGTTGCACTTCCGTCCCACCCACAGCTCCTGTTGGCCTTCGAGTACGTCCCCGGCCTGCTGGCGGTCGCACTCGTCGGTGGCGGTCGACCCAGTGCTGATGCCGTCATCGCCCGGATGGCTGACGACGACAAGACGGTGTACTCGCAGTTCGATCCCTTCTACCGCCGCGTTGCGGTTCCCTTTGCCGGACGAATCAAACCGTACAAGGAACTGGCTCCGGTCATCCTTCGGGTCGGCATCGGTATCGCGTTCATCTACCTCGGTATCACCCAAAAGCTGCTGCGACCGGGCGAAGCACTCGGTGTCGTCGCCAAATACAACCTCACATCGGTTGTCCCGGTCGACCCCGCACTCTGGGTGATCGGCGCCGGACTCACCGAAGCCCTCGTCGGCGTCATGCTCATCGCTGGGGCGTTCACCCGCGGCTTCTCGCTTGTCGCCTTCGGGCTGTTTACCACCACGCTGTTCGGCCTGCCGGACGATCCGGTCGTCGCCCACATCTCACTTTTCGGGCTGGTTTCGGCGCTCCTCATTACGGGTGCTGGACCGTACTCGGTCGACCACTGGCTCAAAGAGCGGGTGCGGACGGCCAGCGCGGTCGCCAAACGGGAGGCCGGTCCCACGACCGAGCGGGAGTCGGTCGACGAGACGCCGACTGACGATTGAGCGTCGACTGACGACTGACGACAACGGTCGACACTCCCGAGCACCCGATCTCGGTCGATCGTCGCGGCGGCGGACGCAATCCTCTTTCACCTTCGCCGCAGATATTCAGGTATGACAACGACACGCGAGTTCCAGGGGATTACGCTGGAACGACTTCGGGAACACGTCTGGGAGATCCCCCAAGAGGAGCCAATGGGCGTCCCTGCGCGCGTCCTCGCCAGCGAGGAGCTGCTTGAACAGATCGGCGACGACAAAACACTCCAACAACTGAAAAACGCCACCCAGCTCCCCGGCATGCAAAAATACGCCCTCTGTATGCCCGACGGCCACCAAGGCTACGGGTTCCCGGTCGGCGGCGTCGGCGCTATTGACGCCGAAACCGGCTGTATCTCGCCCGGAGCTGTTGGCTTCGACATCAACTGTGGCGTCCGAATGATCCGGACGAACCTCACCTACGACGATTTGAAAGGCACGGAGCGTGAGCTTGTCAACTCCCTGTTCGAAAACATCCCCTCCGGGCTCGGCGGCGGTGGCATCGTCCAGACCGACGTCGACACGGTCGACGAAGTCCTCGAACGCGGCCTCGACTGGGCCGTCGAGGAAGGGTATGCGACCCGCGAAGACATGCTCCACTGCGAGGACGAGGGTCGTAGGCCGGATGCTGTGGCCGACTACGTCTCCGAGAAAGCGAAAAACCGCGGCCGAAACCAACTCGGCAGCCTCGGTTCAGGGAATCATTTCCTCGAAGTCCAGCGCGTCACCGACATTTATCAGGCTGACGTGGCCGACGCCTTCGGGCTCCAGCCCGACCAGATCGTCGTCCTGATCCACTGTGGGAGCCGCGGTTTGGGCCATCAGGTCTGTTCGGACTACGTCCGCCGAATTGA
This sequence is a window from Halohasta litchfieldiae. Protein-coding genes within it:
- a CDS encoding GNAT family N-acetyltransferase, coding for MSATVEKRVDAAGETDYVDAAWQLKEHIHNKEGVLKQRRGFFIDAYRRSSTHLFFEDGELVAFASVRRDGYILFLAVRPDARGRGYGQRLIAEIATEHNTVTCHARTTNEDALGFYEHLGFRITRHIENYYEDSGDAYYLKLGEDSSIRDKVSEFFSR
- a CDS encoding archease, whose amino-acid sequence is MGYRLREHTADIAVEATAPDLGGLFGAIADGLAAAMCESISEDCGDRFEIECRAESVEALLYEYLDQLIYERDVRLVLPVDNEAQVREPDQNEWLVTASARGVPLAEVSAREIKAVTYSEMDVDRRDAGWYGYVVFDV
- a CDS encoding 16S ribosomal RNA methyltransferase A, which gives rise to MTVSDHSDPGTRDPDALIRRAGNRGNPDFDQHFLVDDRVVDRIPGFLPDDADTSHVLEIGGGPGVLTDRLLAVADHVTVIERDPNFAAHLREEFAEAVDAGQLTVIEGDALEVDLPDFSACVSNLPYSASSEIAFRLLPLDKPLVLMFQKEFADRMASEVAADEYGRLSVSAQHYADVEIVEYVPNTAFDPQPAVQSAIVRLTPRDPDYEVDDEQFFLDFVKAIFTQRRKTIRNGIRNTAHISGLDDPAAVVEAADEEILRRRAGKVAPREFAALATLAADHGITDGE
- a CDS encoding 50S ribosomal protein L21e, with the protein product MPSSNGPMKGTRGKLSNDPRDRGTSPPQRAIQEFEAGQKVHLTLDPSVREGRFHPRFNGLTGEVTGKQGSAFTVAINDGGKDKTVIARAAHLKEQTE
- a CDS encoding DoxX family protein translates to MTTHLRRSLGVCAAMVATLAAFVGSVTAHVEYVKPSGSQPANVVDFLVAAFTTPFIIATLIGGFLAVVGGIAGYLYLRPFPADIAAFRAAMDDYRDLLGWLLRLSMGMPLIAAGFEGYLFSPSVTLPFPTALRLFGISVGFFLLFGLATRVTAVWALAVYLVALPSHPQLLLAFEYVPGLLAVALVGGGRPSADAVIARMADDDKTVYSQFDPFYRRVAVPFAGRIKPYKELAPVILRVGIGIAFIYLGITQKLLRPGEALGVVAKYNLTSVVPVDPALWVIGAGLTEALVGVMLIAGAFTRGFSLVAFGLFTTTLFGLPDDPVVAHISLFGLVSALLITGAGPYSVDHWLKERVRTASAVAKREAGPTTERESVDETPTDD
- a CDS encoding DUF655 domain-containing protein, with amino-acid sequence MSNSENGTGDDDESTTHAVVLDYLPHGRSDDNRPQYQKNPVAYALTEDSFDLFELTLTDEADINIVDRVAVDPLDDEQIDTLQQIEFDDLTSSAQSELEYAIEAIIDADEGRFVDFYNEAQPITLRLHQLNLLPGIGKKLRNKILDTRKRGPFESFEELSERVGGLHRPKEVLIERIEEEIRDEDLKYKIFARSE
- a CDS encoding RNA polymerase Rpb4 family protein; translated protein: MTIFKEKVDEEYITISEVKPLLGEVEAERAADEDRELRYELARAIEHVNRYAVLDPEEARELVDQLIELDKVNEKTAHKIVDILPQDRTELRSIYAKERFALDGDELDEILNLVSKYV
- a CDS encoding RtcB family protein, which translates into the protein MTTTREFQGITLERLREHVWEIPQEEPMGVPARVLASEELLEQIGDDKTLQQLKNATQLPGMQKYALCMPDGHQGYGFPVGGVGAIDAETGCISPGAVGFDINCGVRMIRTNLTYDDLKGTERELVNSLFENIPSGLGGGGIVQTDVDTVDEVLERGLDWAVEEGYATREDMLHCEDEGRRPDAVADYVSEKAKNRGRNQLGSLGSGNHFLEVQRVTDIYQADVADAFGLQPDQIVVLIHCGSRGLGHQVCSDYVRRIEQKHGDFLKSLPDKDLAAAPAKSQLAAEYYGAMGAAINFAWVNRQLITHQTRRVFERVFDRDWQDMEMELLYDVAHNIAKKEPHDVDGDTRELYVHRKGATRAFPAGREEVPRAYRDVGQPVIIPGSMGAGSYVLRGGAESMNETFGSTAHGAGRTMSRTQAKKDYRGETVQNDLEERNQIYVKAQSGATIAEEAPGVYKDVDEVVRVSEELGIGDAVARTFPVCNIKG